In Marmota flaviventris isolate mMarFla1 chromosome 17, mMarFla1.hap1, whole genome shotgun sequence, a single genomic region encodes these proteins:
- the Krt222 gene encoding keratin-like protein KRT222, whose translation MELSQLLNEIRANYEKLLTSNQIETVLSARLQLEEDISRKMDKDEEALKAAQAELKEARRQWHHLQVEIESLHAVERGLENSLHASEQHYQMQLQDLEAVIEGLERELQEVRQGIERQLQEHEMLLNTKMRLEQEIATYRRLLEKEEIRYYGCIQGGKKDQKPTTSKVGFVLPSAIINEISFSTKLSQKYEDEKVETVTKQAILNGNIVKESTEAHGTIQTEKVDEVIKEWEGSFFKDNPRLRKKSVSLRFDLHLAATDEGCLQTKQDNLPDIEVRLIMRRSCSIPSIKPPSATS comes from the exons ATGGAACTGTCCCAGCTCCTCAATGAGATCAGGGCAAACTATGAAAAGCTCCTCACCAGCAATCAGATAGAGACGGTGCTCTCAGCAAGGCTCCAG CTAGAAGAAGATATCAgcagaaaaatggacaaagatgAAGAGGCTTTGAAGGCAGCTCAAGCAGAACTCAAGGAGGCTCGACGCCAGTGGCACCACCTGCAAGTGGAAATCGAGTCTCTCCACGCCGTG gaaaggggCCTTGAAAACTCCCTGCACGCCAGTGAGCAGCATTACCAGATGCAGCTGCAAGATCTAGAGGCTGTGATTGAAGGACTAGAGAGAGAGCTACAGGAAGTCAGGCAGGGCATCGAAAGGCAGCTGCAAGAGCATGAGATGCTTCTCAACACGAAGATGAGACTGGAACAAGAAATAGCAACTTATCGCCGCctcctagaaaaggaagaaatcag ATATTATGGTTGTATCCAAGGTGGGAAAAAAGATCAAAAACCTACCACCAGTaaagttggttttgttttacctTCAG ccattataaatgaaatatctttttcaaCAAAACTCTCACAAAAGTATGAGGATGAAAAAGTGGAAACAGTGACCAAACAGGcaatattaaatggaaatattGTGAAGGAAAGCACTGAAGCTCATGGCACTATTCA GACAGAGAAAGTGGATGAAGTTATTAAAGAATGGGAAGGTTCCTTCTTTAAAGATAACCCTCGATTAAGGAAAAAATCTGTTTCTCTTCGGTTTGATCTTCATTTAGCAGCCACTGATGAAGGCTGCTTACAGACTAAGCAGGATAATCTGCCAGACATAGAAGTCAGGCTCATCATGAGACGATCATGCAGCATCCCCTCTATCAAACCTCCGTCAGCAACTAGTTAA